A window of Geomonas agri contains these coding sequences:
- the hldE gene encoding bifunctional D-glycero-beta-D-manno-heptose-7-phosphate kinase/D-glycero-beta-D-manno-heptose 1-phosphate adenylyltransferase HldE, with protein MERREIESLFERATSVRALVVGDLMLDEYLLGKAERISPEAPVQVVEVSREELRLGGAGNVVNNLVALGCQVAVCSVIGTDENGDVLRRTLDEKGVVLAGLIQDPQRRTSKKTRVLAAHQQIVRIDRETKAPIGGVSEQALLVYLDAHLGEFDVIVVSDYLKGVLTPALLAALCRKGRELGIPVVVDPKGDDFSKYRGATVLTPNRKEAEVASGVAITDQESLEQAAGRMLATLELDALLITRSEAGMSLFPVRGEAVHIPTVAREVFDVTGAGDTVISVLSVGLACGLSLADAAWVANIAAGIVVGKLGTSTVSPREVIEEVGHALRDSDAKIKNLDVLEHLIARERNRGRKVVFTNGCFDLLHVGHVKYLQKARELGDLLVVGLNTDASVKRLKGEGRPLIEEKERAHILAALGCVDYVVLFDEDTPLRLIEALCPSILVKGGDYNIDQVVGREVVESMGGRVELIEFVDGRSTSRIIDKILSTK; from the coding sequence ATGGAAAGACGTGAAATAGAATCCCTTTTTGAACGCGCTACCTCGGTGCGGGCCCTCGTGGTCGGCGACCTCATGCTGGACGAGTACCTGCTCGGCAAGGCGGAGCGGATCTCGCCGGAGGCCCCGGTGCAGGTGGTCGAGGTCTCCCGGGAAGAGTTGCGCCTGGGAGGCGCGGGGAACGTGGTCAACAACCTGGTTGCGCTTGGCTGCCAGGTGGCGGTCTGCTCGGTGATCGGGACTGACGAGAACGGCGACGTGCTGCGCCGGACCCTGGACGAGAAGGGGGTCGTTCTCGCCGGGCTGATCCAGGACCCGCAGCGCAGGACCAGCAAGAAAACCAGGGTTCTCGCGGCGCACCAGCAGATCGTGCGCATCGACCGGGAAACCAAGGCGCCCATCGGTGGCGTCAGTGAACAGGCGCTGCTGGTCTACCTCGACGCGCACCTGGGCGAGTTCGACGTCATCGTGGTCTCCGATTACCTGAAGGGGGTGCTGACCCCGGCACTCCTCGCCGCGCTCTGCCGTAAGGGGCGGGAACTCGGTATTCCGGTTGTGGTCGATCCCAAGGGAGACGACTTCTCCAAGTACCGGGGCGCCACGGTGCTCACCCCCAACCGGAAGGAGGCCGAAGTCGCCTCGGGAGTAGCCATCACCGACCAGGAGTCGCTGGAGCAGGCGGCCGGCCGGATGCTCGCCACCCTGGAGCTCGACGCCTTGCTCATAACCCGCAGCGAGGCGGGTATGTCGCTCTTCCCGGTGCGTGGGGAGGCGGTGCACATCCCGACCGTGGCCCGCGAGGTCTTCGACGTGACCGGTGCCGGCGATACCGTCATCTCGGTCCTGTCGGTAGGACTTGCCTGCGGCCTGTCGCTGGCGGACGCGGCCTGGGTCGCCAACATCGCCGCCGGCATCGTAGTTGGCAAGCTGGGTACCTCCACCGTGTCGCCGCGGGAGGTGATCGAGGAGGTCGGCCACGCCCTGCGCGACAGCGATGCCAAGATCAAGAACCTGGACGTCCTAGAGCATCTCATCGCCCGCGAGCGCAACCGTGGCAGGAAGGTGGTTTTCACCAACGGCTGCTTCGACCTGTTGCACGTCGGACACGTGAAGTACCTGCAGAAGGCGCGGGAACTGGGCGACCTCCTGGTGGTCGGTCTGAACACCGACGCATCGGTGAAACGGCTCAAGGGAGAGGGCCGGCCGCTCATCGAGGAGAAGGAGCGGGCGCATATCCTGGCCGCCCTGGGGTGCGTCGACTACGTGGTGCTCTTCGATGAGGATACGCCGCTCAGGCTGATCGAGGCGCTCTGCCCGTCCATCCTGGTCAAGGGGGGGGACTACAACATCGACCAGGTCGTGGGGCGTGAAGTGGTCGAATCGATGGGGGGACGGGTCGAATTGATTGAGTTCGTCGATGGCCGTTCCACCAGCCGCATCATCGACAAGATCCTCTCCACCAAATAA
- the lptA gene encoding lipopolysaccharide transport periplasmic protein LptA, whose translation MRRIVSCLSLLLALATTGHAAQGTSNKEPLKVKSDTLNTDNEKKTATFEGKVVARQGDMTLYTDRLVVSYGGPNNEVSQVEAFGNVRIVQEERQATGAHGVYDPKLARIVLDGNPKVVSGEDVVTGKIITYYVNEQKSVVTSGPKERVEAVIHPGGKNVGAKP comes from the coding sequence ATGCGCCGAATCGTCTCCTGTCTCTCGCTGCTGCTTGCCCTGGCCACGACGGGCCACGCCGCGCAGGGCACCAGCAATAAAGAGCCTTTAAAGGTAAAGTCGGACACGCTCAATACCGATAACGAGAAGAAGACGGCAACCTTCGAGGGGAAGGTGGTCGCCCGCCAGGGTGACATGACCCTCTACACGGACCGTCTGGTGGTCAGCTACGGCGGCCCCAACAACGAGGTGTCGCAGGTCGAGGCATTCGGTAACGTGCGCATCGTGCAGGAAGAGCGCCAGGCGACCGGCGCCCACGGGGTCTACGACCCCAAGCTGGCGCGCATCGTCCTGGACGGCAACCCCAAGGTGGTTTCGGGCGAGGACGTGGTGACCGGCAAGATCATCACCTACTACGTCAACGAGCAGAAGAGCGTGGTTACCAGCGGCCCCAAGGAACGGGTGGAAGCGGTCATCCATCCGGGAGGAAAGAATGTCGGTGCCAAGCCGTAG
- a CDS encoding glycosyltransferase family 2 protein gives MSAEHKISPFVITKNNEQKIGGLLASLSWADEVVVVDDFSSDATPEICRSFANVRFFQNKFEGFQEQKVHAMNLTRNDWVLKMDADEEVSPLMRESIQALSDEDFATYSCFEFKRLTCFWGKWIRHGSFYPDYNPRLFHKGQGAWGGINPHDKFMTNGRTKKVDGDILHFQNWDLFTYAYRTILYSSISAEEYFKRGRRAKWHNYTVRPLWTTFYRYVIRLGFLEGVRGLVIALMGGLGTFVKYAKLLELEKKYASAQHIGEIK, from the coding sequence TTGAGCGCAGAGCATAAGATATCTCCCTTTGTCATCACCAAGAACAACGAACAGAAGATAGGGGGGCTGCTCGCCTCGCTTTCCTGGGCCGACGAGGTCGTGGTGGTGGACGATTTCAGCTCCGACGCCACGCCCGAGATCTGCCGCAGTTTTGCCAACGTCAGGTTCTTCCAGAACAAGTTCGAGGGGTTCCAGGAGCAGAAGGTGCACGCCATGAACCTGACCCGCAACGACTGGGTGCTGAAGATGGACGCCGACGAGGAGGTCTCGCCGCTGATGCGCGAGAGCATCCAAGCCTTAAGCGACGAGGACTTCGCCACCTACTCCTGCTTCGAGTTCAAGCGCCTCACCTGCTTTTGGGGCAAGTGGATCCGGCACGGTTCCTTCTACCCGGATTACAACCCGCGCCTGTTCCACAAGGGGCAGGGGGCCTGGGGGGGGATCAACCCCCACGACAAGTTCATGACCAACGGGCGCACCAAAAAGGTGGACGGCGACATCCTGCACTTCCAGAACTGGGACCTGTTCACCTACGCCTACCGGACCATCCTCTACTCCAGCATCTCGGCCGAGGAGTACTTCAAGCGGGGACGGCGCGCCAAGTGGCACAACTACACCGTGCGCCCGCTCTGGACCACCTTCTACCGCTACGTAATCCGCCTGGGTTTCCTGGAGGGGGTGCGCGGTCTGGTGATTGCACTCATGGGGGGGCTGGGCACCTTCGTGAAGTACGCGAAGCTCCTCGAACTGGAGAAAAAGTACGCATCGGCGCAGCACATAGGTGAGATCAAGTGA
- the lptB gene encoding LPS export ABC transporter ATP-binding protein, with product MSVPSRSTLYTKGLQKGFNKRMVVKGVDLEISSGEVIGLLGPNGAGKTTTFYMVVGLTRPDQGQVFLDGEPITGLPMYQRARRGISYLPQEPSVFRRLTVRDNLMAVLETMDLEPVRRRERVEELLAEFRVEHIAGSRGYALSGGERRRVEIARALATDPSFILLDEPFAGIDPIAVIDIQNIIRALKEKGLGVLISDHNVRETLGVCDKAYIMNAGEVLEVGDPVQISQSKKAREIYLGDKFRL from the coding sequence ATGTCGGTGCCAAGCCGTAGCACCCTCTACACCAAGGGACTGCAAAAGGGTTTCAACAAGCGCATGGTGGTGAAGGGGGTGGACCTGGAGATCTCCTCGGGAGAGGTGATCGGGTTGCTGGGTCCCAACGGTGCCGGCAAGACCACTACCTTCTACATGGTGGTGGGGTTGACCCGTCCCGACCAGGGACAGGTCTTCCTGGACGGCGAACCGATCACCGGGCTCCCCATGTACCAGAGGGCGCGTCGCGGCATCAGCTACCTGCCGCAGGAGCCATCGGTGTTCCGCCGCCTCACCGTGCGGGACAACCTGATGGCCGTGCTGGAGACCATGGACCTGGAGCCGGTTCGGCGCAGGGAGCGGGTGGAAGAGTTGCTGGCGGAGTTCCGGGTCGAGCACATTGCAGGGAGCCGCGGCTACGCCCTTTCTGGCGGTGAGCGGCGCCGCGTCGAGATCGCCCGGGCCTTGGCCACCGATCCCAGCTTCATCCTGCTCGACGAGCCCTTCGCGGGTATCGACCCGATCGCGGTGATCGATATCCAGAACATCATCAGGGCGCTGAAGGAGAAGGGGCTGGGGGTGCTGATCTCCGACCACAACGTGCGCGAGACCCTCGGTGTCTGCGACAAGGCCTACATCATGAACGCCGGCGAGGTGCTCGAAGTGGGCGACCCGGTGCAGATTTCACAAAGCAAGAAGGCACGGGAAATCTATCTGGGTGACAAGTTCAGGCTGTAA
- the waaF gene encoding lipopolysaccharide heptosyltransferase II, with the protein MSANRSGKRILVLRYRFIGDTILTVPFLRNLRYAEPDAHIAWVVAPGSTDVVRDIPYVDEFIDWDPVTSFADCRGKHRTWADKYGFIQELRAQHFDKVYVLKRSFSSAVIAWLTGARARIGFNTEARGFLLTRRVPYRNDQHEVQNFLDVLRADGVPVLDDYLEAWLSDEEQAFAEQFFAANGIAAGEPVIGIHPFAANQSRAWHHDNFAEAANELQRRYGARIIVFGGRGDVELGQTLRERITPEPVLAVGTTSLRQTMAIIARCNVMLCNDSGIMHVTAALNTPLVALFGPQSPVKFGPWGKRCKVLYSAFPCSPCKQKFFEECSPSPRMKPQCMESISVQQVLDAVEQFEGVSSLERRA; encoded by the coding sequence ATGTCTGCAAACCGCAGCGGTAAGAGGATCCTGGTATTGCGTTACCGGTTCATCGGGGACACCATCCTCACCGTGCCGTTTCTGCGCAACCTGCGCTACGCGGAACCGGATGCCCACATCGCCTGGGTGGTCGCGCCGGGTTCCACCGACGTGGTCCGTGACATTCCCTACGTGGACGAGTTCATCGACTGGGACCCGGTGACCAGCTTCGCGGACTGCCGCGGCAAGCACCGCACCTGGGCCGACAAGTACGGCTTCATCCAGGAGCTGCGCGCCCAGCACTTCGACAAGGTGTACGTGCTGAAACGCTCCTTTTCCAGCGCCGTCATCGCCTGGCTCACCGGGGCGCGGGCACGCATCGGGTTCAACACCGAGGCCCGGGGCTTCCTGCTCACCCGGCGCGTCCCTTACCGGAACGACCAGCACGAGGTGCAGAATTTCCTGGACGTCTTGCGCGCGGACGGGGTGCCGGTCCTGGACGACTACCTGGAGGCGTGGCTCAGCGATGAGGAGCAGGCCTTCGCGGAGCAGTTTTTCGCCGCCAACGGCATTGCCGCCGGCGAGCCCGTGATAGGCATCCACCCCTTCGCGGCCAACCAGAGCCGGGCCTGGCACCACGATAACTTTGCTGAGGCGGCCAATGAGCTGCAGCGACGCTACGGCGCCCGCATCATCGTCTTCGGCGGGCGCGGTGACGTCGAGTTGGGGCAGACCCTCAGGGAGCGCATCACACCGGAGCCGGTGCTCGCGGTCGGCACCACCTCGCTGCGCCAGACCATGGCCATCATCGCGCGCTGCAACGTGATGCTGTGCAACGACAGCGGCATCATGCACGTGACCGCGGCGCTGAACACCCCGCTGGTGGCGCTGTTCGGCCCCCAGTCGCCGGTCAAGTTCGGCCCATGGGGCAAGCGGTGCAAGGTTCTCTACAGCGCCTTCCCGTGCAGTCCCTGCAAGCAGAAGTTCTTCGAGGAGTGCTCCCCGTCGCCGCGCATGAAGCCCCAGTGCATGGAGTCCATTTCCGTCCAGCAGGTCCTGGACGCGGTAGAACAGTTTGAAGGAGTTTCCTCACTTGAGCGCAGAGCATAA
- the gmd gene encoding GDP-mannose 4,6-dehydratase encodes MKKAFITGITGQDGSYLAELLLSKGYEVHGMIRRSSSFNTGRIDHIYRDPHEADTRLFLHYGDLNDASSINRLLREIHPDEIYNLGAQSHVRVSFDVPEYTGEVDALGAVRILEGIQEAGITTRFYQASSSELYGKVLETPQKETTPFYPRSPYACAKAYAFYITVNYRESYNMFACNGILFNHESPRRGETFVTRKITRAAARIKLGLQDRLYLGNLEAKRDWGFAGDYVEAMWRMLQADRADDYVVATGETHSVREFAEQVFGSLGMELTWKGEGEQEQGIDVKTDKVLIEIDPRYFRPAEVDLLLGDATKARRELGWEPKTSFSQLVKMMTESDLAIAERELRADGK; translated from the coding sequence ATGAAGAAGGCATTTATCACCGGCATCACCGGCCAGGACGGCTCCTACCTCGCCGAACTCCTGCTTTCCAAGGGGTACGAAGTGCACGGCATGATCCGCCGTTCCTCCTCCTTCAACACCGGCCGCATCGACCACATCTACCGTGACCCGCACGAAGCTGACACGCGGTTGTTCCTCCATTACGGCGACCTCAACGACGCGAGCTCTATCAACCGCCTGCTGCGCGAGATCCATCCCGACGAGATCTACAACCTGGGCGCCCAGAGCCACGTCCGCGTCTCCTTCGACGTCCCCGAGTACACCGGCGAGGTGGACGCCCTGGGGGCGGTGCGCATCCTGGAGGGGATCCAGGAAGCCGGCATCACCACCCGCTTCTACCAGGCCTCCTCTTCGGAACTGTACGGCAAGGTGCTGGAGACGCCGCAGAAGGAAACGACTCCCTTCTACCCCCGCTCGCCGTACGCCTGCGCTAAAGCCTATGCCTTTTACATCACGGTGAACTACCGGGAAAGCTACAACATGTTCGCCTGCAACGGCATCCTCTTCAACCACGAGTCGCCGCGCCGCGGCGAGACCTTCGTGACCAGGAAGATCACCCGTGCCGCCGCCCGCATCAAGCTGGGACTGCAGGACCGGCTCTACCTGGGCAACCTGGAGGCCAAGAGGGACTGGGGCTTCGCCGGCGACTACGTCGAGGCGATGTGGCGCATGCTCCAGGCGGACCGCGCCGACGACTACGTGGTGGCGACCGGCGAGACCCACAGCGTCCGCGAATTTGCCGAGCAGGTCTTCGGCAGCCTGGGTATGGAGCTCACCTGGAAAGGGGAGGGGGAGCAGGAACAGGGCATCGACGTCAAGACCGATAAGGTGCTGATCGAGATCGACCCGCGCTACTTCCGCCCGGCGGAGGTCGACCTGCTCCTGGGCGATGCCACCAAGGCCCGGCGTGAACTCGGCTGGGAGCCCAAGACCAGCTTCTCGCAGCTGGTGAAGATGATGACCGAATCCGACCTCGCCATCGCCGAGAGGGAACTGAGAGCCGATGGAAAGTGA
- a CDS encoding NAD-dependent epimerase: MAKILVTGAAGFIGYHLSEKLLAKGHEVVGLDNVNDYYDVGLKEARLARLEGKPGFRFVRMSLEDRDGCAALFAAERFDSVVNLAAQAGVRYSIQNPYAYIDSNISGFINILEGCRHNKVGHLVYASSSSVYGANTSMPFSVHHNVDHPVSLYAATKKANELMAHTYSSLYGLPTTGLRFFTVYGPWGRPDMALFLFTRAILEGRPIDVFNHGKMQRDFTYVDDIVEGVTRVVDRVPAGDPAWQGSHPDPGTSYAPYRIYNIGNNNPVELLRFIEVLEQALGREAKKNFLPIQAGDVPATYADVDDLIRDVDFRPATSIEEGIGRFVSWYREFYRI, encoded by the coding sequence ATGGCTAAGATACTGGTTACCGGCGCAGCTGGCTTCATCGGATACCACCTCTCGGAAAAGCTTTTGGCAAAGGGGCACGAGGTGGTGGGCCTGGACAACGTCAACGATTACTACGACGTGGGGCTCAAGGAGGCGAGGCTGGCCAGGCTGGAAGGAAAGCCCGGATTCAGGTTCGTGCGCATGAGTCTCGAGGACCGTGATGGCTGCGCGGCGCTGTTCGCCGCGGAACGCTTCGACAGCGTGGTCAACCTGGCCGCCCAGGCGGGGGTCAGGTACTCCATCCAGAACCCCTACGCCTACATCGACAGCAACATAAGCGGTTTCATCAACATCCTGGAAGGGTGCAGGCACAACAAGGTCGGCCACCTGGTGTACGCCTCGTCCAGCTCGGTTTACGGCGCCAACACCTCGATGCCCTTCTCGGTGCACCACAACGTGGACCACCCGGTGTCGCTCTACGCGGCGACCAAGAAGGCCAACGAGCTCATGGCGCACACCTACTCGAGCCTGTACGGCCTTCCCACCACGGGACTGCGCTTTTTCACTGTCTATGGCCCTTGGGGGCGTCCGGATATGGCGCTGTTCCTGTTCACCAGGGCCATCCTGGAAGGGCGCCCCATCGACGTGTTCAACCACGGCAAGATGCAGCGCGACTTCACCTACGTCGACGACATCGTCGAGGGGGTGACCAGGGTGGTGGACCGGGTGCCGGCCGGCGACCCGGCGTGGCAGGGGAGCCACCCCGACCCCGGCACCAGCTACGCACCCTACCGCATCTACAACATCGGCAACAACAACCCCGTCGAGCTGCTGCGTTTCATCGAGGTGCTGGAGCAGGCGCTGGGCAGGGAGGCCAAGAAGAACTTCCTCCCTATCCAGGCCGGCGACGTGCCCGCCACCTACGCCGACGTGGACGACCTGATCCGGGACGTCGACTTCCGTCCCGCCACCTCGATCGAGGAGGGGATCGGGCGCTTTGTCTCCTGGTACCGTGAGTTTTATAGGATCTGA
- the lptC gene encoding LPS export ABC transporter periplasmic protein LptC, protein MHNFNNFKRFLGVLAVVASLLVIATIVFRMQQEVAPKLSVRKLPLQVDVSLHNFHYTETKQGIKHWELSATRADYNKAADISYLTGVRMVVHGAGGLGELVITADTGQYHNGTRDIALVGNVRGKSSKGYGFSTHRVNYVAARSMLQTTERVELTDIGSQLEGTGMEYYTQTRKFRLLKDVSAVYRQGGE, encoded by the coding sequence ATGCATAACTTCAATAATTTCAAGCGATTCCTAGGCGTCCTGGCAGTTGTTGCCTCCCTGTTGGTGATTGCCACCATAGTCTTCCGTATGCAGCAGGAAGTGGCCCCGAAGTTGTCGGTGCGCAAGCTTCCGCTCCAGGTGGATGTCTCCCTGCACAATTTCCATTACACGGAAACCAAACAGGGCATCAAGCACTGGGAGCTCAGTGCTACCCGGGCCGACTATAACAAAGCGGCCGACATCTCCTACCTCACCGGCGTGCGCATGGTGGTGCATGGGGCGGGGGGGCTGGGCGAGCTGGTGATCACGGCGGACACCGGGCAGTACCACAACGGGACCAGGGATATCGCCCTAGTTGGCAACGTGCGGGGGAAAAGCAGCAAGGGCTACGGCTTCTCGACCCATCGCGTCAACTACGTCGCGGCACGCAGCATGTTGCAGACCACGGAGCGGGTCGAGTTGACGGACATCGGAAGCCAGTTGGAAGGGACAGGTATGGAGTACTATACGCAGACTCGGAAGTTCAGGTTGTTGAAGGATGTAAGCGCCGTGTACCGGCAGGGGGGGGAGTGA
- a CDS encoding DUF4254 domain-containing protein, whose translation MHAKELKLAGLAETFDRLISFWHTDPADHAAETGGLNPTALELGWQNYSLWHEEDKARRTDVEDSAIAQVKRNIDRFNQRRNDLIEKLDEEILAWLTPQVDFTRELPINSETPGSIVDRIFIMSLKVYHMNEDTERTDIDDEHRRRSLHRLAVLREQRCDLERAFNLLLDDYLAGVRKMKVYRQYKMYNDPTLNPELYRQKG comes from the coding sequence ATGCATGCAAAGGAACTGAAACTGGCGGGGCTCGCCGAGACGTTTGACCGGCTGATCTCCTTCTGGCACACCGACCCCGCTGATCATGCGGCCGAGACTGGTGGGCTCAACCCCACCGCCCTGGAGCTTGGCTGGCAGAACTATTCGCTGTGGCACGAAGAGGACAAGGCGCGCAGAACGGACGTCGAGGACAGCGCCATCGCCCAGGTGAAGCGCAACATCGACCGCTTCAACCAGCGGCGCAACGACCTCATCGAGAAGCTGGACGAGGAGATCCTGGCCTGGCTCACCCCGCAGGTTGATTTCACCCGGGAACTGCCGATCAACTCGGAGACCCCCGGTTCCATCGTGGACAGGATCTTCATCATGTCGCTCAAGGTGTACCACATGAACGAGGACACCGAGCGCACCGACATCGACGACGAGCACCGCAGGCGCTCGCTGCACCGGCTCGCGGTCCTCAGGGAGCAGCGCTGCGACCTCGAGCGGGCCTTCAACCTTCTCCTTGACGACTACCTCGCCGGTGTTAGAAAGATGAAGGTGTATCGCCAGTACAAGATGTACAACGACCCCACCCTCAATCCCGAGCTGTACCGGCAGAAGGGGTAG
- the fcl gene encoding GDP-L-fucose synthase, translating into MESDARIFVAGHRGLVGSALVRQLERAGYHNLVLRKSSELDLRDQAATRAFFEAERPEYVFLAAAKVGGIVANNSFPADFIYDNLMIQNNVLHSSYLTGVKKLLLLGSTCIYPKLAPQPIKEEALLTGPLEPTNEPYAIAKIAGIKMCQSYNRQYGTRFISAMPTNLYGPNDNFDLTTSHVLPALIRRFHEAKQSGAKSVTIWGTGTPYREFVHVDDVAGASLFLMERYEGWDPVNVGSGEELTIADLARRIAAVVGFAGEILFDISKPDGTPRKLSDVSRIHELGWHHKIELDQGLKDTYAWYLANRC; encoded by the coding sequence ATGGAAAGTGACGCCAGGATCTTCGTGGCCGGGCACCGCGGCCTGGTCGGTTCCGCCCTGGTGCGGCAGCTGGAGCGCGCGGGGTACCACAACCTGGTACTGCGCAAAAGCTCCGAGCTCGACCTGCGCGACCAGGCGGCGACGCGGGCGTTTTTCGAGGCGGAGCGCCCGGAGTACGTCTTCCTGGCGGCGGCCAAGGTCGGGGGCATCGTGGCCAACAACAGCTTCCCCGCCGACTTCATCTACGATAACCTGATGATCCAGAACAACGTGCTGCACTCTAGCTACCTCACCGGGGTCAAGAAACTGCTGCTTTTGGGTTCCACCTGCATCTATCCTAAGCTCGCGCCGCAGCCGATTAAGGAAGAGGCGCTGCTCACCGGCCCGCTGGAGCCGACCAACGAGCCCTACGCCATCGCCAAGATCGCCGGCATCAAGATGTGCCAGTCCTACAACCGCCAGTACGGGACCCGGTTCATCAGCGCCATGCCCACCAACCTCTACGGTCCCAACGACAACTTCGACCTCACCACCTCCCACGTCCTCCCCGCCCTGATTCGCAGGTTCCACGAAGCCAAGCAGTCCGGAGCGAAGAGCGTCACCATCTGGGGAACCGGGACCCCGTACCGCGAGTTTGTCCACGTGGACGACGTCGCCGGGGCCTCCCTGTTCCTGATGGAGCGTTACGAGGGGTGGGATCCGGTCAACGTCGGCAGCGGCGAGGAACTCACCATCGCCGACTTGGCCCGCAGGATAGCGGCGGTGGTGGGCTTTGCCGGCGAGATCCTCTTTGATATCTCCAAGCCGGACGGCACCCCGAGAAAGCTCAGCGACGTAAGCCGAATCCACGAGCTGGGGTGGCACCACAAGATCGAGCTTGACCAGGGGCTCAAAGACACCTACGCCTGGTACCTCGCCAACCGCTGCTGA
- a CDS encoding glycosyltransferase family 9 protein, whose product MTGGHGSAAAPAPANILIIKPGAIGDLLHMTPVIRALKGIYPHASITIMVSARVTAQLFADNPLVDEVVIFDKKGEQRTWGGVFKLWKRLRPKRFDLVLNYQRSNLKAWALVAAAIPCRVLVYHKTRTRTIHAILDHLRPLKALGIDPETADRTLDFFPSEADHAFAARFIADNVLAGKRIVAFNPGTSSANKCWPIERFAELGDRLVAQHGAAVVVVGSRDEAPLADAIRAGMQREMYDLCGCSLGELAALLGHCELMVTGDTGPMHIAAAVGTPVLALYGPISPVRSAPLGEKHRIVMHDELECCPCNSFKCKIQSFRLCMEMITVDEVARTAAEMLSDNTR is encoded by the coding sequence GTGACGGGGGGGCACGGCTCCGCAGCGGCACCGGCACCCGCCAACATACTGATCATCAAGCCCGGCGCCATCGGCGACCTGCTGCACATGACGCCGGTGATCCGGGCGCTCAAGGGTATCTACCCGCACGCCTCCATAACCATCATGGTCAGCGCGCGCGTCACGGCGCAGTTGTTCGCGGATAACCCCCTGGTGGACGAGGTGGTCATCTTCGACAAGAAGGGGGAGCAGCGCACCTGGGGCGGGGTGTTTAAGCTGTGGAAGCGGCTGCGCCCCAAGCGCTTCGACCTGGTGCTCAACTACCAGCGCAGCAACCTGAAGGCGTGGGCCCTGGTGGCAGCCGCCATTCCGTGCCGGGTGCTCGTCTACCACAAGACCCGCACCAGGACCATCCACGCCATTTTGGATCACCTGCGCCCCCTGAAGGCACTGGGCATCGACCCGGAGACCGCGGATCGGACCCTCGATTTCTTCCCTTCGGAGGCGGACCACGCTTTCGCAGCCCGCTTCATAGCGGACAACGTCCTTGCCGGAAAGCGCATCGTCGCCTTCAACCCCGGCACGAGCAGCGCCAACAAGTGCTGGCCCATCGAGCGCTTCGCCGAGCTCGGGGACCGGCTGGTGGCGCAGCACGGCGCCGCGGTGGTAGTCGTGGGGAGCAGGGACGAGGCCCCGCTGGCCGATGCCATCCGCGCGGGGATGCAGCGGGAGATGTACGACCTGTGCGGCTGTTCGCTGGGCGAGCTGGCCGCCCTGCTCGGGCACTGCGAGCTCATGGTGACCGGGGACACCGGGCCGATGCACATCGCGGCCGCGGTAGGCACCCCCGTCCTCGCCCTGTACGGGCCGATCTCGCCGGTGCGCAGCGCTCCCTTGGGGGAGAAACACCGGATCGTGATGCACGACGAATTGGAGTGCTGCCCCTGCAACAGCTTCAAATGCAAGATCCAGAGCTTCCGGCTCTGCATGGAGATGATAACCGTGGACGAGGTGGCCCGGACCGCGGCGGAAATGCTCTCAGACAACACGAGGTGA